From Actinomyces sp. oral taxon 171 str. F0337, one genomic window encodes:
- a CDS encoding nitrite/sulfite reductase: MTTTVTPPARTLRPPRKARSNGQWALDGRKPLNDNEAFKQDGDPLAVRDRIMHIYGPGGYETIAPDDLNGRFRWWGLYTQRKQGIDGGRTAQLDVSELSDHYFLQRVRLDGGSLSREQLRVLGSVSNDFARGTADITDRQNIQLHWVEIGSVPELWQRLESVGLTTIEGCGDTPRGFLVSPVAGIAKDEVIDPTPLARAIKDTYLGDPELANLPRKFKTAITGSPSLDILHEINDISFVGVNHPELGPGYDLWVAGALSTAPRLGQRLGAFVTPEDALDVWYGVIRIFRDYGYRRLRNKARLKFLMAEWGPERFRQVLQDDYLGRALPDGPAPEEPSGDSDHIGVHEQKDGRFWVGAKPPVGRLSGDVLLGLADLAERVGSDRVRTTPLQNLLLLDVPADRVDEAVAGLRALGLDPDPGAFTRSTLACTGLEFCKFAIVETKKLAARVSAELDARLADTDLERRITLTVNGCPNSCARIQIADIGLKGQIITVDGEQMPGFQVHLGGGLATDGRTEAGLGRTVRGLKVPASGLTDYVERLVRRYLDQRLPEETFAQWAHRADEEALQ, translated from the coding sequence ATGACCACCACCGTCACGCCACCCGCGCGCACTCTGCGCCCGCCGCGCAAGGCCCGTTCCAACGGCCAGTGGGCCCTCGACGGGCGCAAGCCGCTCAATGACAACGAGGCCTTCAAGCAGGACGGGGACCCGCTGGCGGTGCGCGACCGGATCATGCACATCTACGGCCCCGGCGGCTACGAGACCATCGCACCCGACGACCTCAACGGCCGTTTCCGCTGGTGGGGCCTGTACACCCAGCGCAAGCAGGGCATCGACGGCGGCCGCACCGCCCAGCTGGACGTCTCCGAGCTCTCCGACCACTACTTCCTGCAGCGGGTGCGTCTGGACGGTGGGAGTCTGAGCCGCGAGCAGCTGCGGGTACTGGGCTCGGTCTCCAACGACTTCGCCCGCGGCACCGCCGACATCACCGATCGCCAGAACATCCAGCTCCACTGGGTGGAGATCGGCAGCGTGCCTGAGCTGTGGCAGCGCCTGGAGTCGGTGGGTCTGACCACGATCGAGGGCTGCGGGGACACACCCCGGGGGTTCCTGGTCTCCCCGGTGGCCGGCATCGCCAAGGACGAGGTCATCGATCCGACCCCACTGGCCCGGGCCATCAAGGACACCTACCTGGGCGACCCCGAGCTGGCCAATCTGCCCCGCAAGTTCAAGACGGCCATCACCGGCTCCCCCAGCCTCGACATCCTCCACGAGATCAACGACATCTCCTTTGTCGGCGTCAACCACCCCGAGCTCGGTCCCGGCTACGACCTGTGGGTGGCCGGCGCCCTGTCCACCGCCCCACGTCTGGGCCAGCGGCTGGGGGCCTTCGTCACGCCGGAGGACGCCCTCGACGTCTGGTACGGCGTCATCCGCATCTTCCGCGACTACGGCTACCGTCGCCTGCGCAACAAGGCCCGGCTGAAGTTCCTCATGGCCGAGTGGGGGCCGGAGAGATTCCGCCAGGTCCTCCAGGACGACTACCTGGGGCGCGCCCTGCCCGACGGACCGGCCCCCGAGGAGCCGAGCGGGGACTCCGACCACATCGGCGTCCACGAGCAGAAGGACGGCCGCTTCTGGGTGGGGGCCAAGCCACCCGTCGGCCGGTTGAGCGGTGACGTCCTGCTGGGTCTGGCCGACCTGGCTGAGCGGGTCGGCTCGGACCGCGTGCGCACCACCCCGCTGCAGAACCTGCTGCTCCTGGACGTGCCTGCCGACAGAGTCGACGAGGCCGTCGCCGGCCTGCGGGCGCTGGGGCTCGATCCTGACCCGGGTGCCTTCACCCGCTCGACCCTGGCCTGCACCGGGCTGGAGTTCTGCAAGTTCGCGATCGTGGAGACCAAGAAGCTGGCAGCGCGCGTATCGGCCGAGCTCGACGCACGCCTGGCGGACACCGACCTCGAGCGACGCATCACCCTGACCGTCAACGGCTGCCCGAACTCCTGCGCCCGCATCCAGATCGCCGACATCGGCCTCAAGGGCCAGATCATCACGGTCGACGGCGAGCAGATGCCCGGCTTCCAGGTGCACCTGGGCGGCGGCCTGGCCACCGACGGACGCACCGAGGCCGGTCTGGGCCGCACGGTCAGGGGCCTCAAGGTCCCCGCCTCCGGCCTGACCGACTACGTCGAGCGCCTGGTGCGCCGCTACCTGGACCAGCGCCTCCCTGAGGAGACCTTCGCCCAGTGGGCGCACCGAGCCGATGAGGAGGCCCTGCAGTGA